CAGATACAGCCCATTTTTTGATGCAATTCATGCGCTTCCTTTTTATTTTCTACCCGAAATGCAATATGATGTTCGTTATCGCCTAGATCATAGGGCTTTTTGCGGTCGCGAAGCCATGTGAGTTCCAACTGAAAATCACTTTCTCCATCTTCCAGAAAAGCCAAAATAAACGATCCATCCTTTGCCTCTTTCCGG
This genomic window from Caproicibacterium sp. BJN0003 contains:
- a CDS encoding VOC family protein, whose product is MKSRFLHANLNVLDLEKSITFYHQALGLHEVRRKEAKDGSFILAFLEDGESDFQLELTWLRDRKKPYDLGDNEHHIAFRVENKKEAHELHQKMGCICYENKEMGLYFINDPDGYWLEILD